The genomic stretch TTCTAAACGCAGTGTTTGGCGGAGTAATTGCTGGTGTGGGTGTTGGTCTTACATTGAAGTGGGGTGCTTCTACAGGGGGTATGGACATTGTTGTCATGATTCTGTCTCGCTTGAAAGATAGACCTGTAGGTACCTACTTCCTTATGTTAAATGGAATTATCATTCTTCTTGCTGGTATACTTAATGAGCCTGCCAACGCCTTGTATACGCTCGTCACCTTATATGTTTCTACCCGAGTCATTGATGCCATTCATACGCGTTATGAAAAAGTAACTGCTATGATTGTCACTTCTCAATCGGACGAGCTCCAACAAGCTATCTACAACAAAATGGTTCGCGGCATTACTGTTATTCCAGTTCGAGGCGGTTACACAAAACAAGATAAGAATATGCTGATGCTTGTTATTACACGTTATGAATTGTATGATTTGGAGCATATCATCAAGGAAGTGGATCCAGCTGCTTTCATGAACGTTGTCGAGACAGCAGGTATCTACGGTTTCTTCCGGAAAGACAAATAAAAGCTGAGGAGCATCTAGTAGCTCCTCAGCTTTTTAATAACCTTCTTCTTCCATTACTGCGACGACTTTTGAAGAAAGTGCATCCCAATCTGCGTTCGGCAGTTTGTTAATTGTAATGAAGTTTTGGAAGCCGAATACATTATCGACACCTTCAACTGCCATCAGCTGATTCATGATGCCGTATTCACTCGTTTGCCCAGGCATAACAGAAACACTGCCATTCCCTTCGAAAATCATTTTATCAGTTGTGAATTTCTTTGCATTCGGATTCGGGGTATTTTCTACTCTAATACTCATGCGCTTGACCTCCTAGCGTCCATACTTATTACTATCATAGCAGATAGACAACATTTTAAAAAGCAAGAAATACCTTGCTTGATCGCAGGGAAGAGTGGGTATCTTCCAATGAAAAGGGGGAGTTGGGAATGTTTGTGAGAATATTACTAATTGGCAGTGCTGCTGGCCTTGTATTATCAGGCTGGATGTTTCTTTGGCAGCAGCTTACAGGTATCCGCGTATATACGCTATTAATGAATGTGGATTTTATTCCAATCTTGAAACAGGTGGAATGGAGTCAATTGATGCTTAATTTGTTTCATTTAATTATTTCCTGGGCAATTGTTCCCGTTTACATCTTGATGAAGAGAAAATTAACAGTTAACAACTGGCTGATCGGTCTTGTCATGAGTGCTGCTGTGGCATGTATTTATTTCCCTTTAGTCATACTTGCTGTGAAATCCGTTCCGTCGCTGTGGGATGGGTATGCATTGCTCATCTGGTATACGGGGCATTTGCTTTATGGTATATTTCTCGTAAAACTGACAGATATAATAAAAATGTAAATTTTTTTAATGGTGTTCAGAGGGCAGAAGGTCGTTATGATATAATCAATCTGCAATCTTAGCTTATACACCAGGTCAAGTGTAGAAAAGGTAGAGGTGTACAGATTGAAGAAATACCAAGAGATTTTTTTGTCAAAGATTAACGAAAGCTTTGCGATGTTTAAACAGCAAGATGAGATCTATAAAGAAGACTTGTATCAGCTTGTTCATCAAATAAAAGGGACTGGCGCATCAATTGGCTTGGATACGCTATCTGAAGCTGCAGAGAGGCAATTGGGGCACATAATAGAAATTGAGGATTCACGTCTCACAAAGAATGTATGGCTCCCAATTATAGATGAAATCGAGGCAGAATTGCAGCAGAAACCGGAAATGCCTCCAAGCCCGAGGGAACTTATCAGGCAGGAGCCCATTCTTCTTATTTCGAGTAATAATGACTGGCTCATGCGAGCAAGAGAACGTATTGAAAACGAAGGACTTCAAGTCATTGTTGCCGCAGATAAAGAGCGTGCCATTTCTCACCTTTACGATTCGCATCCGATTCTTACATTAATCGACGGCAACTGGAGAGGTCATATAGCGAAAGAAGACACCGCATACATCCAGCAAAAAATGTTTTCTTTAGTCATGTTTATTGGCGGCCGCTTAACGATGGAAGAAAAGCGGCGTTATTTGCGTAGCGGCATTACAGACATTATTGATACAGCTGAAGTGGATGAACTGGTAATTGAGCTATTATTCAATCGCTTGAGTCTGCTGGACACAATGGAGCAGCGAGTGGTAGTAGATCCTTTAACACAAGTATATAACCGCTCTTTTCTCGCTAGTTTTCCAATTGGCCGGACAACAGAACTTGTGTGCGCAGTGCTCGATATAGATAACTTTAAACATGTGAATGATACATATGGGCATGCAAGCGGAGACACTATATTGCGCAATTTTGCGGTGTATATAAAGAAAGCCGTCCGAGAAGAGGATTATGTGATTCGCTATGGCGGGGAAGAGTTCCTGCTTCTAATGCCAGGTATATCGGAGAGCGCGGCAGCCAGCCGTTTACGTGATATTTTGGATGGTTACATGCAAATTCCTCAAGAACTCGCTCAGGAAACAATATATACGTCCTTTACAGCGGGTATCTCATCGAATTCGAATGAACAGCGCTTTTCTTTGCATGAGCTTATTGAGCGCGCAGACCAAGCACTATATTACGGAAAGCGAAATGGCAAGCAGCAGGTAAATATATATGAGAAACGGTTCCACATGATGGAGGAACCATCTAAGTCCCTTTATCTTTCGGTTGTTGATGACGATGCAGTTATTCGTTCGCTGTTGGATGATAATTTGCGAGATTTACAGCTGGATGGGTATCGACTTCAGCTGCAAGCATTTGCTGATGGCAGTTCACTGTTAGCTTCAGATTGGATAAAACAAGCAGGCAAGCATATCGTGCTGCTGGATGGTGTAATGCCTGATATGGATGGCTTAGAGGTATTGCGCACGCTTCAGACATTCCCGAATGAGAAAAACTTGTTTGTAATGATGCTTACCGGCAGGCAGGATAATCAAGATGTCGTAAAAGCGCTGGAACTTGGAGCAGATGATTATATGACCAAACCATTCTATGTCGATGAAGTTGCAGCCAGAATAAAACGGATGATACTCCGTACATAAGAGGAGACAGTATAGATGGCAAGAATTTTAGTGGCAGATGATGAAGAAGTTCTTCGAATGCTTATTACGGACACGTTGGAAGATGAAGGGCATCACATTGACAATGCAGTAGATGGCCGCGATGCGCTGCAAAAGCTGCAAACGGAAGTATATGACTTGGTGATTTTAGATAATATGATGCCTGGAATGACAGGGGTAGAAGTGGCGCATTCACTTTCAGAAGAATGGAAACAGCAATATCCCATCATTATGCTTACGGCAAAGACGCAGCAATCAGATATTGAAGAGACAAAGAAAGCTGGCATCCCCTATTATATGGCAAAGCCTTTCAGTCCAGCGCAGTTGGTGTTACTTGTAGAGGATATTCTCGATGCCTAACTTTTTTCGCCAATCAATTAAGCGACAATTTCTGTATATTTTATTCTTTGTGCTGTTAGCAACGCTTCTCGGTATTGCAGCGTTTTTCTACATACACAATTCCACCAACAAGGAATACGAACAGAAACGCGATATGCTGGTAGAGAAGCGGGGAATCATTCAATCCATTAAAGATGACGTTAGTGAAATGGTTTTCCATATGCGCGGCTATGCGCTTTATACAAGCGAAGAAGAAAGACAGACTGCTGAAGATGCTCATGCCTCCTTAGAGGAAAGTTTGGCGCAGCTGAAAGAAGCGGATCTTTCCAGTCAGGAACAAGCGTATGCAGAGCAGCTTCAGAGCTTTGAAAACCTGTATTGGGATACCTATTATCCGCAGCTTCAAGAAGCCATTGCTTCAGGCAATGTACAAAGTCTTGCCCAGGAAGTGGCAGATGAGCGAATTTCCGACATCAATGCGATTCTTCAAGTGACAGAGCGCTTAAGGCTGTTAAATGAAGCAGAGGTAACAGATTTGCATGAGCGCTTTATGGATGACAACAGTCAGGAATCTTATATGCTGTTTCTGTTTGTATTGTTTATATTCGCTGTGCTCTTATTTTTCAACCGGCAATTTACACGAAATATCGGAAAGCCATTGTATGACTTATCGAATGCCGCCTATGATGTTGCGCAAGGGAAAAATGTGACGATTGCTCCGCTGAAGCGCAAAGATGAGATAGGAGTATTGTCTGATGCCTTTCGTGAGATGACAAAACGAATTCAAAATCGGGAGCTTAATCTTTCTGAACAAAATGCACAGCTGAAAGAGCAGCAGCAACAGCTGGAAGGCTATGTGTATGATTTGCGTAATTTGAATTGGGCATTAAATGAATCAGCTATGGTAATTGTACTGGATAACAAAGGTGTAATCAGCCAAGTAAATGCCAATTTTAGTTCCTTAGCTCAATGTCCGGAGAAAGAATTAATCGGCAGAAATTTGTTGAGCATTACTTCCCACGAAGATGTTACAACAGATATTCAGCAAGTATTTCCTGATTTGTTTAAAGGACAAGCTTGGAGTGGTACGCTTGAACACCAGAAGAAGGATGGAACAAGTTTTTGGGTTCATGCAACAATTGTGCCTTATATGAATGAAGACCAAATGATAGAACAGCTGATTGTCATCGAGCAAGACATTACGCGTATAATGGAATCGGAAAAGAAACTTCGTGCATCCTTGCGTGAAACAGAAGAGACGAAACAAGGGATTGAACGCATGAATCGGATGAATAATACGCTGTCAGTAACGATGGAAAAACAAGCATTGCTGGACACAATTATTACCGAGCTGGCAGCTATTTATCGCTATGATCATGGCTTAGTGTTTATGACCGAGACACCAGAATGGGCGGCAATAGGTATTGATAAGCATTTGGAGGAACCAGTAGCTGAGCATTTTCAGCATGTAGTGAATCGACTCAAAGACAATCCAGAATCGTTTGTTTTGGAAAGAAAAGCGGCCCGTACAGAACAAGGATATCGTGGCAGGGGTATTAGCGAGGATTTACATATACCGGTGCATAATTCTGCTGGTGAGCTCGTTGCCGTCTTTATTTGCACTAGATTTCAAATGGCATTCCGTGATAGTGAAAAAAGAGAGCTAAACTGGATTCTGAAACGGCTTAGTTTATTTTTAGATAAGATTGAATCATATGAACTAACGGAATACAACAGACAGCTGAACCAAGACATCATCGATAATGTGAATGAAGGCATTCAGTTTGTCAGTACTACTGGAGAATTATTGCAGTATAATGCCAACTGGCAGCTCTATTTGCAGCTTGCTAAGGTTGCTGCGCACCGGAACGCTTGTAATAGTTACGAAGTCTGGATGGACTATACAAAAACGTATATTGAAAATCAAGAAGCGTATGAACAATATGTGAGCCAAGCTATCTTTGAAGACAAGCAGCCTGAAGGCGGTTTGCGGCTGCTTGTCAACGGGATGGAAAACAAAGTATTGCTGCTTTATCACGTATCCATCAAACGCCATGGTGAGAAAATCGGCACGTTATTCGTCTATCGTGATATAACAGCAGAATACGAAGTAGATCAAATGAAATCAAATCTTGTTAGTACTGTTAGTCATGAACTGCGAACACCACTCGCGAGTGTACTCGGCTACACCGAATTAATGATCAATCGGGAGTTAAAGCCAGAACGACAAGCAAGATATTTAACAACGATTCATCAAGAAGCTACGAGATTGACGAACTTGATCAATGATTTTCTTGATTTGCAGCGTATGGAAGCAGGCAAGCAAGAGTACGTGAAAGAAAAGCAAGCATTTACGCCAATCGCAGAGCAAGTAGTAGAAAACTTCCAGTCAACTAGCCCTGATCACAACTTGGTTATCCAGAAAAACAGCAGCAACGATTATGTTGCTGCTGACCGGGATAAGATGATTCAAGTAATGACTAATTTGATTAGTAATGCGATAAAGTTCTCACCTGATGGAGGGGACGTGGTTGTTTCTATTCAGCAGCAGGAACATCAGCTTTTCGTACATGTTTCCGATGAGGGTATTGGCATACCAGATCAAGAATTAAGCAGACTGTTCCAGAAATTCAACCGGCTTGATAATTCCAGCGCGCGTAAAATTGGCGGAACTGGACTGGGATTGGCGATATGCAAGGAAATCGTAGAAGCACATAACGGGAAAATAATGGTTCGCTCGGCAGAAGGGGAAGGAAGTGTGTTCAGTCTTGTCCTTCCGCTTGTTGAAACAGATGTTCACACAATGACGCAAAAGGAAGAAAGTGGCCGGCAAATTGTGCTGTTAGAGGACGACAGGAGTTTAGCAATGCTCCTGGAAGATGAACTGAAAGATGCAGGTTTTACGGTTAACCGCTTTGTCTCAGGCGAAACTCTGATAAACCAACTGCACAATATCAAGCCCGCAGCCTTTGTTGTGGACTTAATGCTTGGCGAAGGAGTGGACGGCTGGGATGTTATCCACCACATTAAACAGCACCCGTTTCTTCAAGACGTACCAATCTTTATATCCAGCGCGATTCAGGAGATGGAGAAGGCAAAAGAATATCAAATTAATCATTATCTTATTAAGCCTTATCCCCCGAACAAGCTATCGACGATTATTTTGCAGTCTATTCTGCAGCATGGCAACAAGGGATTCATTGCTTATAAAGAAGAGGAATAACAGTAAAGAGGCAGATCCGATTATCGGATCTGCCTCTTTTTGTTACTGATCGAGCTTCTGCTGGAAGTCCTGCAATTGCTGCTTTTCTTCTGCAGTTGCATCGTTGTATGCAGATTGGATTGCCTCTTGCGCTGTGGCAGAGTCATCCTGACTTGGCTTATTCGTCAAGCCCTGCATTTTTTGCTTTGCTTTTTCGAAGAAGTTTTCCATCCTAAAACCCTCCATTATGGCTTTCTGATTTTTGCTTCTTCACCGTATCGCTGAAGCGTTCGCGGTAAACGAAGATCTCGTCATGCTGCCTCACCGATTGTGCGCCTTGACTTGTGATACGTTTTGATTTACTTCTCTTGCTCATTCGTTACCCCTCCGAACGTCTTAAGAAGTAAAAGCATAACCGGCTTTACCCGATTACGCTTTTATTTTGCACCCATAACGGATGGATTATAAGATGAAAAATTTGCTAATTAATTTGCAGGCTTTGCAGGCACTTCAAGCTTTAAATACGAATGAAGGAAGGAGGCAATTCCATCTTCCATATTCGTGCCGGTTGTGTAGTTGGCCAATTCCTTCAAAGGCGCAATGGCATTCCCCATCGCTACACCTGCACCTGCATATTCAATCATTTCCAGATCATTGTCTTCATCGCCAAATGCAATAATGCGATCTTGCGGAATGCCGTAATAATGGGAAATCTTCTGAAGTCCAACAGCTTTGCTCAGACCTTTACAGATGATCTCGATTATGTGGTAAGGTGCTCCCCAGCGTCGGTGTTCAATTACCTCGGCATGTTCTGTCTCTAATGTTTCACGTAAGGAAGCAACTTGGTTTTCATGTGGATAAATAAGTAAAGATGTAGGATCATCTTGCAGCAGGGATGTTAAACTGCCGACTTTAATCGGATCGTCTTCCTCTTCCAAATGAAATAAATCCAATAAGTACTGATCGTACCGGTCGATATAAACATCATCCATCACTTCAGCTATGATGTTTTTGACGTCAAGACGATGGCAAGTTTCGACGATTTTTCTGGCTGTCCGAATTGGCATTGGCGAGTGAACAGCATCCCATTTCTTTTCATCAGGATGATGGATAAGTGCGCCGTTAAAATTGACCATCGGTGTCGTTAGACCCAGCTCCCGGTAATAAGCGAGAGAAGCCCGATGCGGTCTTCCTGTGGCAATAACGACAACATGTCCCGCTCGTTTCGCTGCCTCAATGGCTTGTTTGTTTCTTTCGGATATGTGTTTATCATCTGTTAAAAGTGTTCCGTCTAAATCTAATGCTATCAAGTGCTTTTCCATTATTTATCACCTCTATATTGTACATTATAGTTTATCTCTCTCTTTCTTATCTGTAAAGAAATCGTCAAGACGAGCAGTATCAATTTACAAAGACCATCTCGACATACTAAGATGAAACAGTAGGTAATGGAAAATGAAGAAGAGGATGAAGTAAATGATCGTCATTAAAGAAGAAGTCTGGAACGAGGTGCCATTGCTTCGAGTTGAACAAGCAGGTACAGAAGATCAGAAACTTCCAGTGTTTACATATTTCCACGGTTTCACGAGTGCAAGAGAACATAATTTACCAATGGCTTATATGCTTGCAGAAAAGGGTTATCGTGTCTTACTGCCAGAAGCGATGCACCACGGTATACGAGAAGATGCCGATAGCAGCAGCAAGCGCCAAATGGAATTTTTCGCGATCGTAAAGGAAAATCTTTATGATTTAGAGCGGATTTATCAGTACGCAACTGTGAATGGCTTCATCCAGGATAATCGTTTTGCCATCGGCGGCACGAGTATGGGCGGGATTACAACATGTGCAGCATTGACGCAATATGACTGGGTAAATGCCGGAATGGTCATGATGGGATCACCTAAAATTGCTGCTTTTGCACGAGGTATGGTAGAAGCAGTAAAACAATCGGGTGTGCAAATGAATATTTCAGATGATGATTTAGATCAGCTCTATGCCCAGCTAGAAACAATTGATTTGTCCCTGCATCCGGAAACAATCGGCAGCCGCCCGCTGTTTTTCTGGCACGGTGATCAAGATCCAGTTGTTCCGTATAAACATTCTCGCAGCTTCTACGATGTTCTGGAACAACGGGCGAAAAGCCCAGAGCAGTTCACGTACGTGTCAGAAGCAGGCACAGGTCATAAAGTTTCCAGAAAGGCAATGCTTGCCGGAACAGCATGGCTGGAAACGGTATTGTAAGGAGTTTATTTCTATTTTGACGAAAATATGTTTAAATAGATGCAGACAAACAGTTATTGGAACTGATTTAAAGGAGGAGCAGACATGGATCAGGCATTAGAAGAGAATATGATGGGTGCACTGGAGAATGTTATCGACCCCGAACTTGGTATCGATATCGTAAACCTTGGACTAGTGTACGGCGTAGATATAGATGAAGATGGTACAGGCATCGTAACGATGACATTAACAGCAATGGGCTGTCCGCTTGCTGGTCACATTGAACAAGATGTGAAGCGAGTTCTTATGGATATTCCTGAAGTAAAAGAAACGAAAGTAAATATCGTATGGAGTCCGCCATGGTCTAAAGACCGTATGTCCCGCTATGCTAAAATAGCGCTCGGAATTCCGGATTGATGCAAATCCTCCTGCATAAGCAGGAGGATTTTTTTGCACAACTGAACCTTTCCCAGCATAGGCTGTGGGTGAAAAGGGGGAAGGTTCATCGTGACACATTCTTATGAACAATATCCGCAATTAAAGCAGATGATGGATAAATGTAAGCAGCACAAACATCAGTATGTAATGGTGCAGTTATTGGATGGCTATCAAATGGATGGTATTATCTTAGATGTAGATGACGAGTACGTTCATCTTGCAATACCGGCTTCGGAACAGTATGACTATGTGGAACAAGATGACTATCGGTATGGCTATCCTGGTTACCCGGGATATGGCTACGGATATGGTTACGGTTATGGTCCGCGCAATCGACTGCGCCGATTAGTTTTGCCGCTTGCTGGTTTAGCTGCCCTTAGCTTGATTCCATGGTAATAGAAAAAACCTTGCCGGTTGGCAAGGTTTTATTCGTTTTCTTCCGCATTTGGAAGGACTGCAGATAAAGTCCAGACGCCTAGACTGAAGATGATTGTCATGACAATCACAAGTGACATGTCATAAGGATCACCAGACATACTTG from Terribacillus sp. DMT04 encodes the following:
- a CDS encoding diguanylate cyclase, whose product is MSKINESFAMFKQQDEIYKEDLYQLVHQIKGTGASIGLDTLSEAAERQLGHIIEIEDSRLTKNVWLPIIDEIEAELQQKPEMPPSPRELIRQEPILLISSNNDWLMRARERIENEGLQVIVAADKERAISHLYDSHPILTLIDGNWRGHIAKEDTAYIQQKMFSLVMFIGGRLTMEEKRRYLRSGITDIIDTAEVDELVIELLFNRLSLLDTMEQRVVVDPLTQVYNRSFLASFPIGRTTELVCAVLDIDNFKHVNDTYGHASGDTILRNFAVYIKKAVREEDYVIRYGGEEFLLLMPGISESAAASRLRDILDGYMQIPQELAQETIYTSFTAGISSNSNEQRFSLHELIERADQALYYGKRNGKQQVNIYEKRFHMMEEPSKSLYLSVVDDDAVIRSLLDDNLRDLQLDGYRLQLQAFADGSSLLASDWIKQAGKHIVLLDGVMPDMDGLEVLRTLQTFPNEKNLFVMMLTGRQDNQDVVKALELGADDYMTKPFYVDEVAARIKRMILRT
- a CDS encoding metal-sulfur cluster assembly factor, whose translation is MDQALEENMMGALENVIDPELGIDIVNLGLVYGVDIDEDGTGIVTMTLTAMGCPLAGHIEQDVKRVLMDIPEVKETKVNIVWSPPWSKDRMSRYAKIALGIPD
- a CDS encoding Cof-type HAD-IIB family hydrolase, with protein sequence MEKHLIALDLDGTLLTDDKHISERNKQAIEAAKRAGHVVVIATGRPHRASLAYYRELGLTTPMVNFNGALIHHPDEKKWDAVHSPMPIRTARKIVETCHRLDVKNIIAEVMDDVYIDRYDQYLLDLFHLEEEDDPIKVGSLTSLLQDDPTSLLIYPHENQVASLRETLETEHAEVIEHRRWGAPYHIIEIICKGLSKAVGLQKISHYYGIPQDRIIAFGDEDNDLEMIEYAGAGVAMGNAIAPLKELANYTTGTNMEDGIASFLHSYLKLEVPAKPAN
- a CDS encoding DUF2929 family protein — translated: MRFIVTIIWGFVLSAVAAFVLTSMSGDPYDMSLVIVMTIIFSLGVWTLSAVLPNAEENE
- a CDS encoding NifU N-terminal domain-containing protein produces the protein MSIRVENTPNPNAKKFTTDKMIFEGNGSVSVMPGQTSEYGIMNQLMAVEGVDNVFGFQNFITINKLPNADWDALSSKVVAVMEEEGY
- a CDS encoding ATP-binding protein, with the protein product MPNFFRQSIKRQFLYILFFVLLATLLGIAAFFYIHNSTNKEYEQKRDMLVEKRGIIQSIKDDVSEMVFHMRGYALYTSEEERQTAEDAHASLEESLAQLKEADLSSQEQAYAEQLQSFENLYWDTYYPQLQEAIASGNVQSLAQEVADERISDINAILQVTERLRLLNEAEVTDLHERFMDDNSQESYMLFLFVLFIFAVLLFFNRQFTRNIGKPLYDLSNAAYDVAQGKNVTIAPLKRKDEIGVLSDAFREMTKRIQNRELNLSEQNAQLKEQQQQLEGYVYDLRNLNWALNESAMVIVLDNKGVISQVNANFSSLAQCPEKELIGRNLLSITSHEDVTTDIQQVFPDLFKGQAWSGTLEHQKKDGTSFWVHATIVPYMNEDQMIEQLIVIEQDITRIMESEKKLRASLRETEETKQGIERMNRMNNTLSVTMEKQALLDTIITELAAIYRYDHGLVFMTETPEWAAIGIDKHLEEPVAEHFQHVVNRLKDNPESFVLERKAARTEQGYRGRGISEDLHIPVHNSAGELVAVFICTRFQMAFRDSEKRELNWILKRLSLFLDKIESYELTEYNRQLNQDIIDNVNEGIQFVSTTGELLQYNANWQLYLQLAKVAAHRNACNSYEVWMDYTKTYIENQEAYEQYVSQAIFEDKQPEGGLRLLVNGMENKVLLLYHVSIKRHGEKIGTLFVYRDITAEYEVDQMKSNLVSTVSHELRTPLASVLGYTELMINRELKPERQARYLTTIHQEATRLTNLINDFLDLQRMEAGKQEYVKEKQAFTPIAEQVVENFQSTSPDHNLVIQKNSSNDYVAADRDKMIQVMTNLISNAIKFSPDGGDVVVSIQQQEHQLFVHVSDEGIGIPDQELSRLFQKFNRLDNSSARKIGGTGLGLAICKEIVEAHNGKIMVRSAEGEGSVFSLVLPLVETDVHTMTQKEESGRQIVLLEDDRSLAMLLEDELKDAGFTVNRFVSGETLINQLHNIKPAAFVVDLMLGEGVDGWDVIHHIKQHPFLQDVPIFISSAIQEMEKAKEYQINHYLIKPYPPNKLSTIILQSILQHGNKGFIAYKEEE
- a CDS encoding prolyl oligopeptidase family serine peptidase translates to MIVIKEEVWNEVPLLRVEQAGTEDQKLPVFTYFHGFTSAREHNLPMAYMLAEKGYRVLLPEAMHHGIREDADSSSKRQMEFFAIVKENLYDLERIYQYATVNGFIQDNRFAIGGTSMGGITTCAALTQYDWVNAGMVMMGSPKIAAFARGMVEAVKQSGVQMNISDDDLDQLYAQLETIDLSLHPETIGSRPLFFWHGDQDPVVPYKHSRSFYDVLEQRAKSPEQFTYVSEAGTGHKVSRKAMLAGTAWLETVL
- a CDS encoding DUF3813 family protein produces the protein MENFFEKAKQKMQGLTNKPSQDDSATAQEAIQSAYNDATAEEKQQLQDFQQKLDQ
- a CDS encoding YitT family protein, with amino-acid sequence MFYFELKRIIVVIFGALLNAVALNFFLIPASVYGSGFTGAAQLLYDFFAQVVGTTAIGTGIWLFLLNVPVAILGWMKVGKGFTIYSLFSVACMTVMLELLPIHALSDDIILNAVFGGVIAGVGVGLTLKWGASTGGMDIVVMILSRLKDRPVGTYFLMLNGIIILLAGILNEPANALYTLVTLYVSTRVIDAIHTRYEKVTAMIVTSQSDELQQAIYNKMVRGITVIPVRGGYTKQDKNMLMLVITRYELYDLEHIIKEVDPAAFMNVVETAGIYGFFRKDK
- a CDS encoding response regulator transcription factor; protein product: MARILVADDEEVLRMLITDTLEDEGHHIDNAVDGRDALQKLQTEVYDLVILDNMMPGMTGVEVAHSLSEEWKQQYPIIMLTAKTQQSDIEETKKAGIPYYMAKPFSPAQLVLLVEDILDA